The genomic window AGGCGTTTCCCAAAATTGCGTGTCGGCGCCGGATGCGTAAGCTGAACATTCACATAGGGCACCGTTTTCCGGTAGCCCAGGAGCAGGGCCCCCAGGCGGTAATGCCGGGCGCCGGGAAACCCGTAAAGAAATATATCCTTGTTTTCACCGGTGTAGGTATCAAAAAATGCCTGGGTGGTATGGGCGAATAACCCCTGCTTTTTGACGGTTAATAATGCCCGATAGGCTTTTTTCGACATGCAATCCACCAGTTGCGCCGTCGGTACGATGTCGCCCCGGTAATAGAGGAGGGCCGGAATGGCGGCACACTGGGCCACCAGCTCCCCGGATTCATGCTCGCACAGGAGTATCTGCGTCCCGTAGGGATTTTTTAAAAACTCCCACTCCCACACGTCTGGATCTTTCTCATGAAAAAACACATCTCGAAACAGGGAACGAATTTCGGGACCGTCGCCATCCTGATAAGGGCGTAGGTGAAATCGCCCCAGACGGGTATCCAGGTTAATAATCATAAGTCAACCGTAAGGTATTCGTTAAGAGAGGGGAACAGCATATGGTATCCACCTCTTTTTAGATTTTTTTCCACTGCCATCGCTTCAGAGTTCCTCTCATAGTGTCCCTGATCCTGCCAAAATAGACACCCGCCGCCTGTCGTTCCCAGAGCGCCGCGGGGATGATGGGAACCTCGCCTGCCGGCAGTTCAGCCTGGGCGAAAGGAATAAACATCGGGTTGACACCGATCTCAAAATAGCGCCTGCTACCGGACTTCCCGGAAGTCCAGGAAAATTCCGGCGGCGTAGTCCGGTCACCAAGATTCTCGATCACCGGTTCATATCCTTCAGGCTGCTCAAACATATAGCTGACCTGGGGATAATATTTACCTTTAAACTCCTGGTGGGCCACGGCCATGAGCTCCCCCTTGCTCTTTCCCGGCGCCGGCGACTGGTCATAGTAGTGCAGAGCCTCGGCGGCCGGGACGCAGGCCAGGGGGCGACCGGCAAAAGCGGCCCGCACCGAAAGATCGGTATCTTCAAAATAAAGAAAGAACCGGGGGTCAAAAAGCGTCTGGCCGTTTTGGCAGGCCCA from Pseudomonadota bacterium includes these protein-coding regions:
- a CDS encoding GNAT family N-acetyltransferase, giving the protein MIINLDTRLGRFHLRPYQDGDGPEIRSLFRDVFFHEKDPDVWEWEFLKNPYGTQILLCEHESGELVAQCAAIPALLYYRGDIVPTAQLVDCMSKKAYRALLTVKKQGLFAHTTQAFFDTYTGENKDIFLYGFPGARHYRLGALLLGYRKTVPYVNVQLTHPAPTRNFGKRLIRFTPESLIKQASAITELHQSDLAAHQLCLFKEAKYLQWRYGDAPRSYTIIALTSPFGKLLALAFLQQYEGGYRLLDFFGYAHINRLIGQFIAETGDAPVTLWLQKRYFPLFSHLKPVEDKIRAIPTGRSFHKNLSWDWAREHFFYTMGDCDLF